Within the Syntrophales bacterium genome, the region CTTCCTCCTGTTCGTTGATTGTGCGCAGGATAAGCTCCAGGGGAAACCCCTTGCCCATCAAGTTCCTGATTAATCGTGCCTTTTCCTTTTCTTCTGTCCTTCCGGACGTCTGTCCCGGAAGGCGTTTCCCCAGTAAGCGCCTGATTCGTTCCGCTTCGTCCATCTCTTCGTCAACCGCAGCGATTGCCGCTGCCCGGAGATCAGCGGCGACCCCCTTTTCCTGCAGGTCGAAGGCTATCCTGCGATTTCCGGCCAGTCGGTTTGTCGCCAGCGCCCTTGCCCGCTGCCGGGCGAACTCCCCATCGTTGATATATCCAAGCTCCCGGCATCTAACGATTACGTCCTCGAGAACGGCCGGGGCGAAATTCCCCGACTTCAGTTTCAGGCGCAGTTCCCTTTCGCTGTGAGCCCGGATTCCCAACAGTCGGAAGGCCTTTTCTTTGGCCTTTGCGAAGTCGCGCTCTTCGTCCATCCTTATTTGGCGCTTTCCACGACGTCCGCTTTTTTATGTCCGATGCCGAGCTTCTCTAATAATTCGGTTTCGATTTTCTTCATCGTGTCTGTGTTTTCCTTCAGGAAGGTGCGGGTGTTATCCCTTCCCTGGCCGAGTCTGTCACCGTTGTAGGAGTACCAGGCGCCGCTTTTTTCGATGATTCCCTTGTCGCTTGCCAGATCAATCAAGTCTCCCTCTTTCGAGATTCCCTCCCCGAAAATGATATCAAATTCCGTTTCCCGAAACGGCGGGGCAACCTTGTTTTTCACCACCTTGACGCGGGTGCGGAAGCCGATGACATCCTGCCCGGATTTGAGCGCGGTTACCTTGCGGATGTCAAGGCGCATCGTGGAGTAGAATTTGAGCGCGTTCCCGCCGGTCGTCGTTTCCGGGTTGCCGAAGAAAACGCCGATCTTCATCCGGAGCTGGTTGATGAAGATCACAGTTGTTTTTGACTTGCTGATGCTGCCGGTCAATTTTCTCAGCGCCTGCGACATCAGCCGCGCCTGAAGGCCCATCTGGGCGTCGCCCATTTCCCCTTCGATTTCCGCCTTGGGAACCAGCGCGGCGACCGAATCGACAACCAGAATATCGAGCGCCCCGCTGCGCACGAGGGTCTCGCAGATTTCCAGCGCCTGTTCCCCGGTGTCGGGCTGGGAGATCAGAAGATCGTCGGTGTTGACGCCAATCTTGCGCGCATAGACGACGTCGAGGGCGTGCTCGGCGTCAATGAACGCCGCAAGTCCGCCCAGCTTCTGCGCCTCGGCGATGATGTGCAGCGAGAGGGTTGTCTTCCCGCCGGACTCGGGGCCGAAGATCTCGATGATCCTGCCACGGGGGACGCCGCCCGTGCCGAGGGCGATATCGAGGCTGATCGAGCCCGTCGGGATGGCGGGAATATCGGAGATCACCTCGTTTCCCCCCAACCGCATAATCGCACCCTTGCCAAACTGCTTTTCAATCTGCGAGATCGCCAGATCAACCGCCCGTGCCCGTTCCGTATCTGCTGCCATAGACGCCTCCTTTTTTCCCTTTATCAATGATATCAAACGCTTCAGTTATTACTTCGTTATTCCCCCGCGTTCCCGGCAAACGGGTAGGCGGCAAGTTTTGTGTAAATCGCCCCGCCGGGGGTAAGGTCGCTTTTAAATAGGCAGAGTTCGGAGGCGGTAAACTGTCTCGCCTCGTAAGCGCTGCTTGCCGATAACTCCCTGAGAAGACTGTCCGGTTCCGACAAGGTCTTTATCCGGGCCAGGGTCAGGTGCGGCAAAAACGGGCGCTCCTCCCTGGGGAAGCTCATTTCAGAAAGCTTCTTTTCCAGTTTGGCTTGAAACACTGTCAGCCGCTTTGTATCACCCTCCATTTCCAGATAGACAACTCGGGGACGTTTCGCCGAGGGGAACGTCCCCAGCCCGCGGAGCGAAAGAGTGAAGGGAGCGTCCGCGGCCGCCGCCTGCCCGCATGCCGCGGATATCTGCTCAACCTCCATTGCGGAGACATCCCCGAAGAATTTCAGCGTGAGGTGCAGGCCTTCCGGCTTTACCCACCGGATATTCCCGGTGACGATCCTTTGCAAACGTCCTTGAAGCCTCGCGATTTCCCGGTTGAGCCCGTCCGGCGGAGCGATTGCCAGAAAGAGGCGAAATGCCCCATTATCCCGCATCGCGCAGCTCCCCCGTCAGATATCGCCAGAGCATCAACAGGGCGGATTCGGAGGCGATTGTTCGGTTGCGCCTTCTGTCCCAGCGGAAGGCGTAATGACGGCAAAAGGTCTGGTCGCCGGTTGCCAGGGCGATAAAGGTTGTGCCGACGGGCTTTTCCACTGTGCCGCCGTCGGGACCGGCGATTCCCGTCACGGACAGCCCCAGATCGGTTCCCGCTGACCGGCGGATTCCCTCGGCCATCAGCCGCGCCGTTTCCTCGCTTACCGCGCCGTGGGCGCTGATCACCCCCTCCGGGATACCCAGCAGGGCGACTTTGGACTCATTACTGTAGGAAACTGCGCCGCGCTCGAAAAACGCGGAGCTGCCGGGGATGTCCGTCAGCCGGTTCGCGATCAGTCCCCCGGTGCATGATTCCGCCGTGGAGAGCGTAAGTTTTCTTTCTGTCAATATCTTCGCAATGTTTCCGGCAAGCGACTCCTCGCCCCGCGCGAAGATGTAATTCCCCAGCCTCATTTCAACCGTTTTGCATGCGGCCGCGAGTTTTTCCGACGCCGCTTCTGCCGATTTTTCCCGCACCGTCAGCACCAGTTGGTTTTCGGGGAAATTGGGATAGAATCCCACGCTGATTCCTGCTCCGGCCAGATTATCGCCGGCGATCGCTTCATCGACTGCCGATTCGCCAATCCCGGAGAGCCGGAAGATGCTTGTTTTTACATGGAGCGAGGAAGCGGGAAAGGTCTCCCGGAAAAGGGGGATTACCCCCTCGAAGAGCATTTTTTTGGCTTCGTGGGGGACGCCGGGAATAACGGCGATGATCTTTCCTGCCCGGTAAAGGGCGAAGCCGGCCGCGGTTCCGGAGGGGTTGGCGATGATCCTTGCCCCCGCCGGGAAGACCGCCTGTTTGGCGTTGTTTTCGGTCCAGCGCAGCCCCCGGTTTTCAAAAATGCTCCGGACATAGGCAAGAACGGCTTCATCGGTGTGCAATTCCAGGCCGAAGGAGCTGGCGATGGCGGCGGTGGTAATGTCGTCGGAGGTCGGTCCCAGGCCGCCGGTTACGACCAGCGCCTCGACATGGGAAAGCATGTAGGAAAGCGCGTCATGAATCGCGTCGTTATCGTCTCCGACGGACATCATCCGCACCAGGACCCAGCCCTGGAGCTGCATCGCCCGGGCGATCATCGCGGAGTTTGTGTCCTGTATCTTGCCGCTCGTCAATTCGTTGCCGATTGTCAGTATGCCGACCTTCATCAATCGCCTCTCTTATAATTTGAACCAATAAATCAGAAGCTGCAGGACGATATTTCCATAAACCCCCGCGGCCAGGTCATCCGCCACTATTCCGCCGCCGCCGGGGAGCTTGTCCTGAAAAAAACGCGCGGGAAACGGCTTGGTTATATCGAAAATCCTAAACAAAACAAAGCCTATGGCTATATGGGATAACGTCGGCGCAACGAGAAACAGCGTCCACTGGAGACCGGCTATTTCGTCAATTACGATGCATTGGGCGTCCTTTTGTCCAAAAAGCCTCTCCGCCTCGTCCGCGACATGCCAGGCAAGAAAGCAGAAGGCCAGAGTCGTAATCAGCCAGATTGGCCAGGACAGCGACGAAAAAACCAGATACAGTGGAATCCCGACAAACGTTCCGAAGGTCCCCGGCATAAAAGGCGCAAACCCGCTTCCCAAACCGGTTGCCAGTGTCTTGATGAATTTTTCGTTCAGGTTTCTGCCCCGCTTCAGTCTTTTTTAAAAAAATCCGTACGCGATACTCTGCCGCGGGTAAACTATCCTTTTTTGCGCCTTGCTGTCAATAACCACTTGCCTCTTTTCACAAAATTGTTTTCAAACGTTTTGTTTTTTGAGGAACGGCGCCTTTTCGACTTTGTGTTTTCGCGTTTATTCATAGTTGACAGGCGATAAAAAACCATTTATGGGATTGCAATCGGTCTCGAAAATAAATAAAGTTAAAAATGTGCTGGAGATAATGTTTTTTATTGGTTTCTCACATGGATGGCGATAAATCCAGGAGGGATTGTTTTATGAATAACGGAGTGATCATTCTTTCAGTTGCGACAATCGGCAGTTGGGCAACCTGAAGTAAAAAGACGCTCTTCCTGTAACCCTATGCGAGAGCGCCGGTTTAATTGTAGCTAATGCGAAGCGAGGTAACGATCTGATGGAAAGAATAGCCGAATACGAAAAGCTTGAGCAGCACATTAAGGAACTGGAGGAGGAATCCGTTCAAAACGCTCAATTGAGGGAACGGTTGAAACTGGCTGAAGAGGAACTCGAAAAAAAGGAACGTCAGATAGAGGAATATTTTACCCATGCCAATGCCCTGGCAATGGAGACGGAACTCGCCCGCGTTGAACTGAACCAGATATTTAACGCGGCTACCGACGGGATGTGGATTGTGGACGATCAATTTAACGTGGTCAAGATCAATAATGTGCTTTCCACTCTGTTGGGCAAGAGCCGGGGCGATACGGTCGGCCGGAAGTGTTTTGACCTGTTCCAGGGTTCCCTGTGTCAAAAGGATAACTGTTCGATGAAGCGGATTCTGCAGGGCGAGCAGCAGATCGAGTGCGATATAGACCGGAAATCCTCTGATAATGTTAGCTCTTTTATCATGACCGCCTCGCGCTACCGGGGTCTTGACGGAGCGTTACTGGGCATGGTGGAGAGCTTCAAGGATATCACCGAGAGAAAGACCATTGCCGGGGACCTGCAAAAGGCCAATCAGGAATTGAATCGTCTTGCCATCATTGATGGTTTGACGCAGATTGCCAATCGCCGCAGGTTCGACGAATGTTTGAAACAGGAGTGGCTGCGGATGGCAAGGGCAAAATTGCCTCTTTCCATAATCATGTGTGATGTCGATCACTTCAAACTATAC harbors:
- a CDS encoding diguanylate cyclase, which encodes MERIAEYEKLEQHIKELEEESVQNAQLRERLKLAEEELEKKERQIEEYFTHANALAMETELARVELNQIFNAATDGMWIVDDQFNVVKINNVLSTLLGKSRGDTVGRKCFDLFQGSLCQKDNCSMKRILQGEQQIECDIDRKSSDNVSSFIMTASRYRGLDGALLGMVESFKDITERKTIAGDLQKANQELNRLAIIDGLTQIANRRRFDECLKQEWLRMARAKLPLSIIMCDVDHFKLYNDHYGHPLGDVCLSSVSHVIDYCAKRPSDLAARYGGEEFVVLLPGTNAEGAVFVAESIRMRVQGLGIDHAASPVHKYVTLSLGVASLIPEYDANPQALLEAADNALYEAKRTGRNRVCVKSIDAAEPYLHIHKGAEELAGRHA
- the recA gene encoding recombinase RecA, translating into MAADTERARAVDLAISQIEKQFGKGAIMRLGGNEVISDIPAIPTGSISLDIALGTGGVPRGRIIEIFGPESGGKTTLSLHIIAEAQKLGGLAAFIDAEHALDVVYARKIGVNTDDLLISQPDTGEQALEICETLVRSGALDILVVDSVAALVPKAEIEGEMGDAQMGLQARLMSQALRKLTGSISKSKTTVIFINQLRMKIGVFFGNPETTTGGNALKFYSTMRLDIRKVTALKSGQDVIGFRTRVKVVKNKVAPPFRETEFDIIFGEGISKEGDLIDLASDKGIIEKSGAWYSYNGDRLGQGRDNTRTFLKENTDTMKKIETELLEKLGIGHKKADVVESAK
- the thpR gene encoding RNA 2',3'-cyclic phosphodiesterase; amino-acid sequence: MRDNGAFRLFLAIAPPDGLNREIARLQGRLQRIVTGNIRWVKPEGLHLTLKFFGDVSAMEVEQISAACGQAAAADAPFTLSLRGLGTFPSAKRPRVVYLEMEGDTKRLTVFQAKLEKKLSEMSFPREERPFLPHLTLARIKTLSEPDSLLRELSASSAYEARQFTASELCLFKSDLTPGGAIYTKLAAYPFAGNAGE
- a CDS encoding phosphatidylglycerophosphatase A produces the protein MPGTFGTFVGIPLYLVFSSLSWPIWLITTLAFCFLAWHVADEAERLFGQKDAQCIVIDEIAGLQWTLFLVAPTLSHIAIGFVLFRIFDITKPFPARFFQDKLPGGGGIVADDLAAGVYGNIVLQLLIYWFKL
- a CDS encoding competence/damage-inducible protein A — translated: MKVGILTIGNELTSGKIQDTNSAMIARAMQLQGWVLVRMMSVGDDNDAIHDALSYMLSHVEALVVTGGLGPTSDDITTAAIASSFGLELHTDEAVLAYVRSIFENRGLRWTENNAKQAVFPAGARIIANPSGTAAGFALYRAGKIIAVIPGVPHEAKKMLFEGVIPLFRETFPASSLHVKTSIFRLSGIGESAVDEAIAGDNLAGAGISVGFYPNFPENQLVLTVREKSAEAASEKLAAACKTVEMRLGNYIFARGEESLAGNIAKILTERKLTLSTAESCTGGLIANRLTDIPGSSAFFERGAVSYSNESKVALLGIPEGVISAHGAVSEETARLMAEGIRRSAGTDLGLSVTGIAGPDGGTVEKPVGTTFIALATGDQTFCRHYAFRWDRRRNRTIASESALLMLWRYLTGELRDAG
- a CDS encoding recombination regulator RecX; the encoded protein is MDEERDFAKAKEKAFRLLGIRAHSERELRLKLKSGNFAPAVLEDVIVRCRELGYINDGEFARQRARALATNRLAGNRRIAFDLQEKGVAADLRAAAIAAVDEEMDEAERIRRLLGKRLPGQTSGRTEEKEKARLIRNLMGKGFPLELILRTINEQEEEAVHDDDGQ